The following proteins come from a genomic window of Azoarcus sp. PA01:
- a CDS encoding glycoside hydrolase family 15 protein: MSKPIEDYGFIGNTFTGALVARDGSIDWLCLPRFDSDACFAAVLGDEDNGSWQIAPAAPVRKVTRRYRPNTAILETTFETDEGRVTLIDFMPFTDDEHYIDLVRLVRGDEGQVRMRLRLTLRFDYGRTIPWVRRHDYGISAVAGPSALQLRTPVALSGEDMHTVAEFSVCAGATIPFTLAYHPSHWAPRSAPDDARLEETARRWREWTGRCAYPDRKDSPWYEAVTRSLITLKALTFTPTGGTVAALTTSLPEQLGGVRNWDYRFCWIRDATLTLYALLTSGYRDEALAWREWLLRAVAGDPKQLQIMYGLAGERRLTELELPWLPGYEESLPVRVGNRAYAQRQLDVPGELMDTAHVARKFQLAPSEHAWRLQKTILRQLEEDWDQPDEGIWEVRGGKRHFTHSRLMCWVAFDRGVKAVEGFGLEGPIGRWRAIREQIHDDICRHGWNEAKRSFVQYYGGGALDASLLLMAQVGFLPAADPRFASTVEAIERELRVDGLVLRYRPEETPDGLEGDEGAFLACSFWLVDAYLMLGRRDDALALFEQLLALRNDLGLLAEEYHPRTKRQLGNFPQAFSHIALINSAHNLVSADGPAENRADHLPPRP; the protein is encoded by the coding sequence ATGAGCAAGCCCATCGAAGACTACGGTTTCATCGGCAACACCTTTACCGGCGCGCTGGTCGCGCGAGACGGCTCGATCGACTGGCTTTGCCTGCCCCGCTTCGACAGCGACGCCTGCTTCGCCGCCGTGCTCGGCGACGAGGACAACGGCTCGTGGCAGATCGCGCCGGCCGCGCCGGTGCGGAAGGTCACCCGCCGCTACCGCCCCAACACTGCGATTCTCGAGACCACCTTCGAAACCGACGAAGGCCGGGTCACGCTGATCGACTTCATGCCCTTCACCGACGACGAGCACTACATCGATCTCGTGCGGCTGGTCCGTGGCGACGAAGGTCAGGTGCGCATGCGCCTGCGGCTGACTTTGCGCTTCGACTACGGCCGCACCATCCCGTGGGTGCGCCGTCACGACTATGGCATCAGCGCCGTAGCCGGCCCTTCTGCCCTGCAGCTGCGCACGCCGGTCGCGCTCAGCGGGGAGGATATGCATACCGTCGCCGAGTTCAGTGTCTGCGCGGGCGCCACGATCCCCTTCACGCTGGCCTACCATCCCTCGCACTGGGCGCCGCGCTCCGCCCCGGACGATGCGCGCCTCGAAGAGACGGCTCGGCGCTGGCGCGAGTGGACGGGACGCTGCGCGTATCCCGACCGCAAGGACAGCCCGTGGTACGAGGCGGTGACCCGCTCGCTGATCACGCTCAAGGCGCTCACTTTCACTCCCACCGGCGGCACCGTCGCCGCGCTGACGACCTCGCTTCCCGAACAGTTGGGGGGCGTGCGCAACTGGGACTACCGCTTCTGCTGGATCCGCGACGCCACCCTGACGCTCTACGCGCTGCTCACCTCGGGCTATCGCGACGAGGCTCTCGCCTGGCGAGAATGGCTGCTGCGGGCCGTGGCGGGCGATCCGAAGCAGCTGCAGATCATGTACGGTCTCGCCGGGGAGCGGCGCCTGACCGAGTTGGAGCTGCCCTGGCTGCCGGGCTACGAGGAGAGCCTCCCGGTGCGCGTGGGCAACCGCGCCTACGCTCAGCGCCAGCTCGACGTTCCCGGCGAGCTGATGGATACCGCGCACGTTGCGCGCAAGTTCCAGCTCGCGCCGAGCGAGCACGCGTGGCGCCTGCAAAAGACCATTCTGCGCCAGCTGGAGGAGGACTGGGACCAGCCCGACGAGGGGATCTGGGAGGTGCGCGGAGGCAAGCGCCACTTCACGCATTCGCGGCTGATGTGCTGGGTGGCGTTCGACCGCGGCGTCAAGGCGGTGGAAGGATTCGGGCTCGAAGGGCCGATCGGGCGCTGGCGTGCGATACGCGAACAGATTCACGACGATATCTGCCGCCACGGCTGGAACGAGGCCAAGCGCAGCTTCGTGCAGTACTACGGCGGCGGCGCGCTCGATGCCTCGTTGCTGCTGATGGCCCAGGTCGGGTTCCTGCCCGCCGCGGATCCTCGTTTCGCAAGCACGGTCGAGGCGATCGAGCGGGAATTGCGGGTGGATGGGCTGGTGCTGCGCTACCGCCCGGAGGAGACGCCGGATGGGCTGGAGGGCGATGAGGGGGCGTTTCTCGCCTGCAGCTTCTGGCTCGTCGATGCCTACCTAATGCTCGGCCGTCGCGATGACGCGCTCGCCTTGTTCGAGCAGCTGCTTGCGCTGCGCAACGATCTTGGCCTGCTGGCCGAGGAATACCACCCCCGGACGAAGCGCCAGTTGGGGAACTTCCCGCAGGCCTTCTCCCACATCGCGCTGATCAACTCCGCCCACAACCTGGTTTCGGCCGATGGGCCGGCCGAGAACCGAGCCGACCACCTTCCGCCCAGACCCTGA